Proteins encoded in a region of the Streptomyces sp. PCS3-D2 genome:
- a CDS encoding amidohydrolase: protein MTDRTAPSADAAGAPTRTVLLRGGEVHSPADPFATAMVVERGHIAWVGSEGAADAFAQGVDEVVDLGGALVTPAFTDAHVHTTSAGLALTGLDLTGARSLAAALDLVSAYAASRPADRVLLGHGWDAARWPERRAPRRAELDRATGGRPLYLSRIDVHSAVVSTALLDLVPGVRPDGDLPLTADDHHAVRRAALAAVTPAQRAEAQRAALDRAASLGIGSVHECGGPDISSAEDFTALLALAAERPGPRVFGYWADRDLDLARELGAVGAAGDLFVDGALGSHTACLHAPYADASHSGTDYLDAAAVAEHVAACTEEGLQAGFHAIGDAAITAVVEGVRAAAEKVGLGRVRAARHRVEHAEMMTPATIAAFAELGLTASVQPAFDAAWGGEEGMYADRLGADRARTLNPYAAMLRAGVPLAFGSDAPVTPLDPWGTVRAAAFHRTPEHRVSVRAGFTAHTRGGWRALGRDDAGILVPGAPADYAVWRTGELIVQAPDDRVARWSTDPRSGTPGLPDLTPGSELPVCLATVVGGREVFVRPQG from the coding sequence ATGACTGACCGCACCGCCCCCTCCGCCGACGCCGCCGGAGCGCCGACCAGGACCGTCCTCCTCCGCGGGGGCGAAGTACACAGCCCCGCCGACCCCTTCGCCACGGCGATGGTCGTCGAGCGCGGCCACATCGCCTGGGTGGGTTCCGAAGGCGCGGCCGACGCCTTCGCGCAGGGTGTCGACGAGGTCGTCGATCTCGGTGGGGCGCTCGTGACCCCCGCCTTCACCGACGCCCATGTCCACACGACCTCCGCGGGCCTGGCCCTGACCGGGCTGGACCTCACCGGAGCCCGCTCGCTGGCCGCCGCGCTGGACCTGGTAAGCGCGTACGCGGCGAGCCGGCCGGCCGACCGGGTGCTGCTCGGACACGGCTGGGACGCCGCCCGCTGGCCCGAGCGGCGCGCGCCGCGGCGCGCCGAGCTCGACCGGGCCACCGGTGGCCGTCCGCTCTATCTCAGCCGCATCGACGTGCACTCGGCCGTGGTCAGCACGGCCCTGCTCGACCTGGTTCCGGGAGTGCGCCCCGACGGGGACCTGCCGCTGACCGCCGACGACCACCACGCCGTGCGGCGGGCCGCGCTGGCCGCGGTCACGCCCGCCCAGCGCGCCGAGGCGCAGCGGGCCGCGCTGGACCGGGCCGCCTCCCTCGGGATCGGCTCCGTGCACGAGTGCGGTGGCCCCGACATCTCGTCGGCCGAGGACTTCACCGCTCTGCTGGCCCTTGCGGCGGAGCGGCCCGGGCCGCGCGTGTTCGGGTACTGGGCCGACCGGGACCTGGACCTGGCCAGGGAGCTGGGGGCCGTGGGGGCCGCCGGTGACCTCTTCGTGGACGGCGCCCTCGGTTCGCACACCGCCTGCCTGCACGCCCCGTATGCCGATGCCTCGCACTCGGGGACGGACTACCTGGACGCGGCGGCGGTCGCCGAGCACGTGGCGGCCTGCACCGAGGAGGGGCTCCAGGCGGGCTTCCACGCCATCGGTGATGCGGCGATCACGGCGGTGGTCGAGGGGGTCCGCGCGGCCGCCGAGAAGGTCGGCCTGGGGCGGGTCCGGGCGGCCCGGCACCGGGTCGAGCACGCCGAGATGATGACCCCGGCCACCATCGCCGCCTTCGCGGAGCTGGGACTCACCGCCTCGGTGCAGCCCGCCTTCGACGCGGCGTGGGGTGGCGAGGAGGGGATGTACGCCGACCGGCTCGGAGCCGACCGCGCCCGGACCCTCAACCCGTACGCGGCGATGCTCAGGGCCGGGGTGCCGCTGGCCTTCGGCTCGGACGCGCCGGTGACCCCGCTGGACCCGTGGGGCACCGTCCGGGCGGCCGCCTTCCACCGGACGCCTGAGCACCGGGTCTCGGTGCGGGCCGGCTTCACCGCGCACACCCGGGGCGGCTGGCGGGCCCTGGGCCGCGACGACGCGGGGATCCTCGTGCCCGGCGCTCCGGCCGACTACGCGGTCTGGCGGACGGGCGAGCTGATCGTGCAGGCCCCGGACGACCGGGTCGCCCGCTGGTCCACCGATCCGCGCTCCGGCACCCCCGGACTGCCCGACCTGACGCCCGGTTCCGAACTGCCGGTGTGCCTCGCCACCGTCGTCGGCGGGCGGGAGGTATTCGTACGCCCACAGGGGTGA
- a CDS encoding MFS transporter — translation MSADNGSRTEEAESGAEDGRAATAGTAAAAAARKREQHGWYFYDFAVSVYSASVLTVFLGPYLTSVAKAAADAEGFVHPLGIPVRAGSFFAYSVSASVILAVLLMPLAGAVADRTGRKKPLLAAAAYTGAAATTAMFLLGGERYLLGGFLLIVANASLSVSMVLYNAYLPQISTPDERDTVSSRGWAFGYTAGSVMLVMNLALYLGHDTFGVSEGMAIRICLASAGLWWGAFALIPLRRLRDRAVVREPGAAPAVSGWKQLVATFKDMRRYPLTLSFLLAYLIYNDGVQTVISQASVYGSEELQLEQGTLIGAVLLVQVLAVGGALAMGRLARIYGAKRTILGSLVAWTVTLGVGYFLPARTPVWFFALAAMIGLVLGGSQALSRSLFSHLVPAGKEAEYFSAYEMSDRGLSWVGPLVFGLTYQLTGSYRDAIISLVAFFALGFLLLARVPVRRAVEAAGNPVPERI, via the coding sequence GTGAGCGCGGACAACGGCAGCAGGACCGAGGAAGCGGAATCCGGGGCGGAGGACGGCAGAGCCGCCACGGCCGGGACGGCCGCCGCAGCGGCGGCACGCAAGCGCGAGCAGCACGGCTGGTACTTCTACGACTTCGCCGTTTCGGTGTACTCGGCGAGCGTGCTGACGGTGTTCCTCGGCCCCTACCTCACCTCGGTGGCCAAGGCCGCCGCGGACGCCGAGGGCTTCGTGCACCCGCTGGGCATACCGGTGCGGGCCGGATCCTTCTTCGCCTATTCGGTCTCGGCGTCGGTGATCCTGGCCGTCCTGCTGATGCCGCTCGCGGGCGCGGTCGCAGACCGGACGGGCCGCAAGAAGCCGCTGCTGGCGGCGGCTGCGTACACCGGGGCGGCGGCGACGACGGCGATGTTCCTCCTGGGCGGCGAGCGGTACCTGCTCGGCGGCTTCCTGCTGATCGTGGCGAATGCGTCGCTGTCCGTGTCGATGGTGCTCTACAACGCCTACCTGCCGCAGATCTCCACCCCGGACGAGCGGGACACCGTGTCCTCGCGCGGCTGGGCCTTCGGCTACACCGCCGGCTCCGTGATGCTCGTCATGAACCTGGCCCTCTATCTGGGCCACGACACCTTCGGCGTCTCGGAGGGCATGGCCATCCGGATCTGCCTGGCCTCCGCGGGACTGTGGTGGGGCGCCTTCGCGCTGATCCCGCTGCGTCGGCTGCGCGACCGCGCCGTGGTCCGGGAGCCGGGAGCGGCACCGGCCGTCAGCGGCTGGAAGCAGCTGGTGGCCACGTTCAAGGACATGCGGCGCTATCCGCTGACGCTGTCGTTCCTGCTGGCGTACCTGATCTACAACGACGGCGTGCAGACGGTGATCTCCCAGGCCTCCGTCTACGGCTCCGAGGAGCTGCAACTGGAACAGGGCACCCTCATCGGGGCGGTCCTGCTGGTGCAGGTCCTGGCGGTCGGCGGCGCGCTGGCCATGGGCCGACTGGCCCGGATCTACGGCGCCAAGCGGACGATCCTGGGTTCGCTGGTGGCGTGGACGGTGACGCTGGGGGTCGGCTACTTCCTGCCCGCCCGGACGCCGGTGTGGTTCTTCGCCCTCGCCGCCATGATCGGCCTGGTGCTGGGCGGCAGCCAGGCGCTGTCGCGCTCGCTGTTCTCGCACTTGGTGCCCGCGGGCAAGGAGGCCGAGTACTTCTCGGCGTACGAGATGAGCGACCGCGGCCTGAGCTGGGTGGGGCCGCTCGTCTTCGGTCTGACGTACCAGCTGACGGGCAGCTACCGGGACGCGATCATCTCGCTGGTGGCCTTCTTCGCACTGGGGTTCCTGCTGCTGGCGCGAGTGCCGGTGCGCCGCGCGGTGGAGGCGGCGGGCAATCCTGTTCCGGAGCGGATCTGA
- a CDS encoding ankyrin repeat domain-containing protein, with protein sequence MSEHTEGASPEGPDEDVIELATKIFDLARQGESARLAAYLDAGVPANLTNDRGDTLVMLAAYHGHADTVTALLARGAEADRANDRGQTPLAGAVFKGEESVIRALLAGGADPNAGTPSAVDTARMFAKADLLELFGAE encoded by the coding sequence ATGAGCGAGCACACCGAAGGCGCCTCCCCGGAGGGCCCCGACGAGGACGTCATCGAGCTGGCGACCAAGATCTTCGATCTCGCCCGCCAGGGGGAGAGCGCGCGGCTCGCCGCGTACCTCGACGCCGGGGTCCCGGCGAACCTCACCAACGACCGCGGCGACACCCTCGTCATGCTCGCGGCCTACCACGGCCACGCCGACACCGTCACGGCCCTGCTGGCCCGCGGCGCCGAGGCGGACCGGGCCAACGACCGCGGCCAGACCCCGCTCGCCGGCGCGGTCTTCAAGGGCGAGGAGTCGGTGATCCGCGCACTGCTCGCCGGCGGGGCCGATCCGAACGCGGGAACCCCCTCCGCGGTGGACACCGCGCGCATGTTCGCCAAGGCCGACCTGCTGGAACTCTTCGGAGCCGAGTAG
- the fxsA gene encoding FxsA family membrane protein codes for MTTGTGSLRTGTPTASRRRSPARTFLPLAIAAWLILEIWLLGMVADAAGGLAVAALIAGGLVLGAVVIKRAGRRAFKNLTDTFQQAQQGRQPAPQQPGRGNGLTMLAGLLLMLPGLLSDVAGLLLLLPPVRAWAGRRATRSLERKMAAAPSGSFGDAFQQARIHYPDGKIVQGEVVREDRPGAPDGPDTTYRPPLTP; via the coding sequence ATGACGACCGGCACTGGATCCCTGCGAACGGGCACCCCGACGGCTTCCCGTCGGCGCTCGCCCGCCCGAACCTTCCTCCCCCTGGCCATCGCCGCCTGGCTGATCCTGGAGATCTGGCTGCTCGGCATGGTCGCCGACGCGGCCGGCGGGCTGGCCGTGGCCGCACTGATCGCCGGCGGACTGGTCCTGGGCGCGGTGGTCATCAAGCGTGCCGGGCGACGGGCCTTCAAGAACCTGACGGACACCTTCCAGCAGGCCCAGCAGGGGCGGCAGCCCGCCCCGCAGCAGCCCGGCCGGGGCAATGGCCTGACGATGCTGGCGGGCCTGCTCCTCATGCTCCCGGGCCTGCTGTCGGACGTCGCGGGCCTGCTCCTGCTGCTCCCGCCCGTCCGGGCGTGGGCCGGTCGCAGGGCCACGCGTTCTCTGGAGCGGAAGATGGCCGCGGCACCTTCGGGCAGCTTCGGCGATGCCTTCCAGCAGGCCCGCATCCACTACCCCGACGGCAAGATCGTCCAGGGAGAGGTCGTCCGCGAGGACCGGCCGGGGGCGCCGGACGGCCCGGACACCACCTACCGCCCGCCGCTCACGCCGTAG
- a CDS encoding ATP-binding protein, with amino-acid sequence MARRPLPRILSSGTASLVRGRDIARTAADSATDVLHPLLVIGRGLRVLAAAGRRRWSETPKDKRGPALFLGAACVLVVALVPYGPLLALITLMATAAWHGRDRTPVKTGPSDAEAERLGSLYEALVPYFSIPEDPSPLFSHGGEWDKAFSGYEFDQAGRLTRLHIRYPAYFTDGEAASRARIEALLHAKSGRGREYLFDWDEEGNQLDVSVLAALPTGIAAQPFVSSPGESVLGFTDAGNVQRTLPVVDGDEPRDVPPVIWRTGPRSTEPHLLAVGQPGSGTSTLLRSLALQALRHGGDLLVVDGGGSGEYACLSGRGGVLAVECGPVGAVATLEWAAQETERRLIAIHRAREAGRPAPEDTRRPLWILLDQPSVLAHLAVAEGGPDPMTHLQVPLRHGRPAHVTVVVAEQFDHLELLHDSVWQHTRARIVLGPAAIQQISDVLGLPPHTTPTTLVPPGRGYARLGTGPVHRLQVPATPDPYDEAAHPAHRQAVLELLPERQPGPGPALAKAVGAAALDVPERP; translated from the coding sequence GTGGCCCGGCGCCCACTCCCCCGCATTCTCAGCAGCGGCACCGCTTCGCTGGTCCGGGGCCGCGACATCGCTCGCACGGCCGCCGACAGCGCCACGGACGTCCTCCATCCCCTCCTCGTCATCGGACGCGGCCTGCGCGTCCTGGCCGCGGCCGGACGGCGCCGATGGTCCGAGACCCCCAAGGACAAGCGCGGTCCCGCGCTGTTCCTCGGCGCGGCCTGCGTCCTGGTGGTCGCACTCGTCCCCTACGGCCCGCTCCTCGCCCTGATCACCCTCATGGCGACGGCGGCCTGGCACGGGCGCGACCGCACCCCGGTGAAGACCGGGCCGAGCGATGCCGAGGCCGAACGGCTCGGCTCCCTCTACGAGGCCCTCGTGCCCTACTTCTCCATCCCGGAGGACCCCAGTCCGCTCTTCTCCCACGGCGGGGAGTGGGACAAGGCCTTCAGCGGCTACGAGTTCGACCAGGCAGGTCGGCTGACCCGGCTCCACATCCGCTACCCGGCCTACTTCACCGACGGCGAGGCCGCCTCGCGGGCCAGGATCGAGGCGCTGCTGCACGCCAAGTCCGGGCGCGGACGGGAGTACCTCTTCGACTGGGACGAGGAGGGCAACCAGCTCGACGTGAGCGTGCTGGCCGCGCTGCCCACGGGCATCGCCGCCCAGCCGTTCGTCAGCTCCCCCGGCGAGAGCGTGCTCGGCTTCACCGATGCCGGCAACGTGCAGCGGACGCTGCCCGTCGTGGACGGCGACGAGCCCCGCGACGTGCCGCCGGTCATCTGGCGTACCGGCCCTCGCTCCACCGAACCCCACCTGCTCGCCGTCGGCCAGCCCGGCAGCGGCACCTCCACCCTGCTCCGGTCGCTCGCCCTGCAGGCCCTGCGGCACGGCGGCGACCTCCTGGTCGTCGACGGCGGCGGCAGCGGCGAGTACGCGTGCCTGTCCGGCCGCGGCGGCGTCCTCGCCGTGGAGTGCGGACCGGTGGGCGCGGTGGCCACCCTGGAGTGGGCCGCACAGGAGACCGAACGCCGCCTCATCGCCATCCACCGGGCCCGCGAGGCCGGACGGCCGGCACCGGAGGACACCCGGCGCCCGCTGTGGATCCTGCTGGACCAGCCGAGCGTGCTCGCGCACCTCGCGGTGGCCGAGGGCGGGCCGGACCCCATGACGCACCTCCAGGTGCCGCTGCGGCACGGGCGGCCCGCCCACGTCACGGTGGTCGTGGCCGAGCAGTTCGACCACCTGGAGCTGCTCCACGACTCCGTGTGGCAGCACACGCGTGCCCGGATCGTGCTCGGGCCCGCCGCGATCCAGCAGATCTCCGACGTCCTGGGGCTGCCGCCGCACACCACGCCCACGACCCTGGTCCCGCCCGGGCGCGGGTACGCGCGGCTCGGTACGGGTCCGGTGCACCGCCTCCAGGTCCCGGCGACCCCGGACCCCTACGACGAGGCCGCGCATCCGGCGCACCGGCAGGCCGTGCTGGAACTCCTGCCGGAGCGGCAGCCGGGGCCGGGGCCGGCCCTGGCCAAGGCCGTGGGCGCGGCGGCCCTCGACGTGCCGGAACGGCCGTGA
- a CDS encoding glycerophosphodiester phosphodiesterase family protein — MTHVRLRHPYLDHPAPIPFAHRGGAADGLENTAAAFRRAAGAGYRYFETDVHATADGKLVAFHDSTLDRVTDGRGRIAELPWKRVRTARVGGTEPLPLFEELLEEFPDARWNIDVKAESALHPLVNLIARAGVWDRVCVGSFSESRVARAQRIAGPRLATSYGVRGVVGLRLRSYAIPAALRVGAVAAQVPETQAGIRVVDRRFVRTAHERGLQVHVWTVNEPERMEALLDLGVDGIMTDHIDMLRTVLDRRGAWA; from the coding sequence GTGACGCACGTACGCCTTCGCCATCCGTATCTGGACCACCCGGCTCCGATCCCCTTCGCACACCGGGGAGGTGCCGCGGACGGGCTGGAGAACACCGCCGCGGCGTTCCGCCGGGCCGCCGGGGCGGGCTACCGGTACTTCGAGACCGATGTGCACGCCACGGCCGACGGCAAGCTCGTCGCCTTCCACGACTCCACGCTGGACCGGGTCACCGACGGCCGCGGCCGGATCGCCGAGCTGCCCTGGAAGCGGGTGCGCACGGCCCGGGTGGGGGGCACCGAGCCGCTGCCGCTCTTCGAGGAGCTGCTGGAGGAGTTCCCGGACGCGCGCTGGAACATCGACGTCAAGGCCGAGTCGGCACTGCACCCGCTGGTCAACCTGATCGCGCGCGCCGGGGTCTGGGACCGGGTCTGCGTGGGCTCCTTCTCGGAGAGCCGGGTGGCCCGCGCCCAGAGGATCGCCGGTCCACGGCTGGCGACCTCGTACGGCGTGCGCGGGGTGGTCGGGCTGCGGCTGCGCTCGTACGCGATCCCGGCGGCGCTGCGCGTCGGGGCGGTGGCCGCCCAGGTTCCGGAGACCCAGGCGGGCATCCGGGTGGTGGACCGGCGCTTCGTCCGGACCGCGCACGAGCGGGGCCTGCAGGTCCACGTGTGGACCGTGAACGAACCGGAACGTATGGAGGCTCTCCTCGACCTGGGTGTCGATGGCATCATGACCGACCACATCGACATGTTGCGCACGGTGCTGGACCGGCGCGGCGCCTGGGCCTGA
- a CDS encoding RNA polymerase sigma factor has protein sequence MRNPRHETGPPDLRTAEGFGAFYEEHVDAVLGFVTRRVADPHLAADLTADVFLAAMGSAGTYRGHKGAPVAWLFGIARNVLAGHARGKARESGALARLSGRRLLDDEDVAALEERIDAERACRELAERHASLSEPLRAVLDLVVVDELTPTEAAQALGITRATVRVRLHRARRALRGAVGSVTRHRLEAAR, from the coding sequence GTGCGCAACCCACGACACGAGACCGGCCCGCCGGATCTCAGGACGGCCGAGGGATTCGGGGCGTTCTACGAGGAACACGTCGACGCCGTTCTCGGCTTCGTCACCCGCCGGGTCGCCGATCCGCACCTGGCGGCCGATCTGACGGCGGACGTCTTCCTCGCGGCGATGGGATCGGCCGGCACCTACCGGGGGCACAAGGGAGCCCCGGTCGCCTGGCTGTTCGGCATCGCACGCAACGTCCTGGCCGGGCACGCCCGCGGGAAGGCCCGGGAGAGCGGCGCGCTGGCGCGCCTGAGCGGCCGCCGGCTGCTGGACGACGAGGACGTGGCCGCGCTGGAGGAGCGCATAGACGCGGAGCGGGCCTGCCGGGAGCTGGCCGAGCGCCACGCCTCCCTGTCCGAGCCGCTGCGTGCCGTCCTCGACCTCGTGGTGGTGGACGAGCTCACCCCGACCGAGGCCGCACAGGCCCTCGGCATCACCCGGGCGACAGTCCGCGTCCGCCTGCACCGCGCCCGGCGCGCCCTGCGCGGAGCCGTGGGCTCCGTCACCCGACACCGACTGGAGGCAGCCCGATGA
- a CDS encoding PLP-dependent aminotransferase family protein: MAEWTSAVGAAQLARLITSQQERNSVPGARKPPAYRTLADGVRLLVLEGRVPVAARLPAERELAAALSLSRTTVAAAYEALRGEGFLESRRGAGSWTSVPAGNPLPARGLEPLPPESLGSMIDLGCAALPAPEPWLTRAVQGALEELPPYAHTHGDYPAGLPALRRMLADRYTEQGIPTMPEQIMVTTGAMGAIDAICSLFAGRGERIAVESPSYANILQLMRAAGARLVPVAMGDGLTGWDMDVWRQVLRDSAPRLAYVVADFHNPTGALASEEQRRAMVAAARSAGTVLVADETMLELQLEPDLEMPRPVCAFDPAGSTVITVGSASKAFWAGMRIGWVRAAPDVVRSLVAARAYADLGTPVLEQLAVNWLMRTGGWQQAVEIRRQQARENRDALVAAVRRELPGWEFEVPAGGLTLWARAGGLSGSRLAEVGERVGVRVPSGPRFGVDGAFEGYVRLPFTVGGPVAEEAAGRLAAAASLVGNGAGDSGAEPPRTFVA; the protein is encoded by the coding sequence ATGGCCGAATGGACCTCAGCGGTCGGTGCCGCCCAGCTGGCCCGCCTCATCACCTCGCAGCAGGAGCGGAACTCCGTGCCGGGCGCCCGCAAGCCGCCCGCCTACCGCACGCTCGCCGACGGGGTCCGGCTGCTCGTTCTGGAGGGCCGGGTCCCGGTCGCCGCCCGGCTCCCCGCCGAGCGCGAGCTCGCCGCCGCCCTCTCCCTCAGCCGTACCACCGTCGCCGCCGCGTACGAGGCGCTGCGCGGGGAGGGCTTCCTCGAATCCCGCCGCGGCGCGGGCAGCTGGACGTCCGTCCCCGCGGGCAATCCACTGCCCGCCCGGGGGCTCGAACCGCTGCCGCCCGAGTCCCTCGGCTCGATGATCGACCTCGGCTGTGCCGCCCTCCCCGCCCCCGAACCGTGGCTGACCCGGGCCGTCCAGGGCGCCCTGGAGGAGTTGCCCCCGTACGCGCACACGCACGGCGACTATCCGGCGGGCCTCCCGGCGCTGCGCCGGATGCTCGCCGACCGCTACACCGAGCAGGGCATCCCCACCATGCCCGAGCAGATCATGGTGACCACCGGGGCGATGGGAGCCATCGACGCCATCTGCAGCCTCTTCGCGGGCCGCGGCGAGCGGATCGCCGTCGAGTCGCCCTCCTACGCCAACATCCTCCAGCTGATGCGCGCCGCCGGGGCCCGGCTCGTACCGGTCGCCATGGGCGACGGGCTGACGGGCTGGGACATGGACGTCTGGCGCCAGGTCCTGCGCGACTCGGCGCCGCGCCTCGCCTACGTCGTGGCCGACTTCCACAACCCCACCGGAGCCCTGGCCTCCGAGGAGCAGCGCCGCGCGATGGTCGCGGCGGCCCGCTCCGCGGGAACCGTCCTCGTCGCCGACGAGACCATGCTCGAACTCCAGCTGGAGCCGGATCTGGAGATGCCCCGCCCGGTCTGCGCCTTCGACCCGGCCGGCAGCACCGTGATCACCGTGGGCTCCGCCAGCAAGGCCTTCTGGGCGGGCATGCGGATCGGCTGGGTCCGTGCGGCTCCCGACGTGGTCCGCAGCCTGGTCGCGGCCCGCGCCTACGCCGACCTGGGCACGCCGGTGCTGGAGCAGCTCGCGGTGAACTGGCTGATGCGGACCGGCGGCTGGCAGCAGGCGGTGGAGATCCGCCGGCAGCAGGCCAGGGAGAACCGCGACGCACTGGTCGCGGCGGTCCGGCGGGAGCTCCCGGGCTGGGAGTTCGAGGTCCCGGCCGGCGGCCTGACCCTGTGGGCCCGCGCCGGCGGCCTGTCCGGCTCCCGCCTGGCCGAGGTGGGTGAGCGGGTCGGGGTGCGGGTCCCCTCGGGCCCGCGGTTCGGTGTGGACGGCGCCTTCGAGGGCTACGTCCGCCTGCCCTTCACCGTCGGCGGGCCGGTGGCCGAGGAGGCCGCCGGCCGCCTGGCGGCGGCAGCGAGCCTGGTCGGCAACGGCGCGGGCGACAGCGGAGCCGAACCTCCGCGCACCTTCGTGGCGTAG
- a CDS encoding RNA polymerase-binding protein RbpA, whose product MSERALRGTRLVVTSYETDRGIDLAPRQAVEYACQNGHRFEMPFSVEAEIPPEWECKACGAMALLVDGDGPEEKKGKPARTHWDMLMERRTREELEEVLAERLAVLRSGAMNIAVHPRDSRKSA is encoded by the coding sequence ATGAGTGAGCGAGCTCTCCGCGGTACGCGCCTCGTGGTTACCAGCTACGAGACGGACCGCGGCATCGATCTGGCCCCGCGCCAGGCGGTGGAGTACGCATGCCAGAACGGACATCGATTTGAGATGCCGTTCTCGGTTGAGGCAGAGATTCCGCCGGAGTGGGAGTGCAAGGCGTGCGGCGCCATGGCACTCCTCGTGGACGGGGACGGGCCCGAAGAGAAGAAGGGCAAGCCTGCGCGAACGCACTGGGACATGCTCATGGAGCGACGCACTCGCGAGGAGCTGGAGGAAGTGCTGGCCGAACGGCTGGCGGTCCTGCGCTCCGGCGCCATGAACATTGCCGTGCATCCGCGGGACAGCCGCAAGTCCGCCTGA
- a CDS encoding Lrp/AsnC family transcriptional regulator, with product MEELDRQIVDLLVRDGRMSYTDLGKATGLSTSAVHQRVRRLEQRGVIRGYAAVVDPEAVGLPLTAFISVKPFDPSAPDDIADRLAGVPEIEACHSVAGDENYILKVRVATPLELEDLLSRLRALAHVSTRTTVVLSTPYEARPPRV from the coding sequence ATGGAGGAGCTGGACCGCCAGATCGTCGATCTGCTCGTGCGGGACGGGCGGATGAGCTACACGGATCTGGGCAAGGCCACGGGACTGTCCACGTCGGCGGTCCATCAGCGGGTACGCCGACTGGAGCAGCGCGGGGTGATCCGGGGCTACGCGGCTGTGGTCGACCCGGAGGCCGTCGGCCTGCCGCTGACCGCATTCATCTCGGTCAAGCCCTTCGACCCGAGCGCCCCGGACGACATCGCCGACCGGCTGGCCGGCGTTCCCGAGATCGAGGCCTGCCACAGCGTCGCGGGCGACGAGAACTACATCCTGAAGGTGCGCGTCGCCACCCCGTTGGAGCTGGAGGACCTGCTGAGCCGGCTGCGGGCCCTGGCGCACGTCTCGACGCGTACGACGGTGGTCCTCTCCACCCCCTACGAGGCGCGCCCGCCCCGCGTGTGA
- a CDS encoding polyprenol monophosphomannose synthase, whose translation MSDGGQRAYGPLGTALVIIPTYNEAENIGLIVGRVRAAVPEAHILVADDNSPDGTGKLADELAAGDDHVHVLHRKGKEGLGAAYLAGFVWGLDEGYGVIVEMDADGSHQPEELPRLLTALAGADLVLGSRWVPGGRVVNWPKTREFLSRGGSTYSRLMLDLPLRDVTGGYRAFRRETLEGLGLEDVASAGYCFQVDLARRAVQKGFRVVEVPITFVEREFGDSKMNRSIVVEALWRVSQWGLKAQAAKLLGKGGGTSGDRS comes from the coding sequence GTGAGCGACGGCGGACAGCGGGCCTACGGGCCGCTCGGTACAGCCTTGGTGATTATTCCGACCTACAACGAGGCGGAGAACATCGGGCTGATCGTCGGCCGCGTCCGGGCGGCGGTTCCCGAGGCCCACATCCTGGTCGCCGACGACAACAGCCCCGACGGCACCGGCAAGCTCGCCGACGAGCTCGCCGCCGGTGACGACCACGTGCACGTCCTGCACCGCAAGGGCAAGGAAGGGCTCGGCGCCGCCTACCTCGCGGGTTTCGTCTGGGGTCTGGACGAGGGCTACGGCGTGATCGTCGAGATGGACGCCGACGGTTCCCACCAGCCCGAGGAACTGCCCCGCCTGCTGACGGCATTGGCCGGCGCCGACCTGGTCCTGGGCTCGCGCTGGGTGCCGGGCGGCCGTGTCGTGAACTGGCCCAAGACCCGTGAGTTCCTCTCGCGCGGCGGTTCGACCTACTCCCGGCTGATGCTGGATCTCCCGCTGCGGGACGTCACCGGTGGATACCGGGCCTTCCGCCGGGAGACCCTGGAGGGGCTGGGCCTGGAGGACGTGGCCTCCGCGGGCTACTGCTTCCAGGTGGACCTGGCCCGCAGGGCCGTGCAGAAGGGTTTCCGCGTGGTGGAGGTTCCCATCACGTTCGTCGAGCGCGAGTTCGGCGACAGCAAGATGAACAGGAGCATCGTCGTGGAGGCACTCTGGCGGGTCAGCCAGTGGGGCCTCAAGGCGCAGGCGGCCAAGCTCCTGGGCAAGGGCGGCGGCACGTCGGGCGACAGGTCCTGA